A genome region from candidate division KSB1 bacterium includes the following:
- a CDS encoding DUF6364 family protein — translation MNKKLILYIDEPLITFAHRTSQQTRQSISHLVENHLQRLRDDIHPEKLSEETQALHGILQGHTLDTDTRL, via the coding sequence ATGAACAAAAAACTCATCCTGTACATCGACGAACCGCTCATCACATTCGCGCACCGCACCTCACAACAAACGAGGCAATCCATCTCGCATCTCGTCGAAAACCACTTGCAGCGGCTCAGAGACGACATCCATCCGGAAAAGCTATCGGAAGAAACGCAAGCCCTGCACGGCATCCTGCAGGGGCACACACTCGACACGGACACCCGGTTATGA
- a CDS encoding type II toxin-antitoxin system Phd/YefM family antitoxin — translation MIAANYSEFRVKLKKYLDDVEDNNETLIIKRKSGKGTVMISLDEYNSIMETVHLLSSKSNADRLYESIRQMNEGKTVQKSFKNE, via the coding sequence ATGATTGCAGCGAATTATTCAGAATTTCGGGTAAAACTAAAAAAATACCTGGATGATGTAGAAGATAACAACGAAACTCTTATAATAAAAAGAAAAAGTGGCAAGGGAACTGTAATGATTTCATTGGATGAGTATAATTCAATAATGGAAACAGTACATTTATTAAGCTCCAAGTCCAATGCCGATAGACTTTATGAGTCAATTAGGCAAATGAACGAGGGAAAAACAGTTCAAAAGTCCTTCAAGAACGAATAA
- a CDS encoding DUF6364 family protein yields the protein MNKKTLYIDEALITFAHRYSKQTGQSISHLVENVLQRLKDDIHPEELSKETQALHGILQGHKLDEDTRL from the coding sequence ATGAACAAAAAGACCCTCTACATCGACGAAGCACTCATCACATTCGCGCACCGCTATTCTAAACAAACAGGGCAATCCATCTCGCATCTCGTAGAAAACGTTTTGCAGCGGCTCAAAGACGATATTCATCCAGAGGAACTATCCAAAGAAACGCAAGCCCTGCACGGCATCCTGCAGGGGCACAAACTCGACGAGGATACCCGGTTATGA
- a CDS encoding putative toxin-antitoxin system toxin component, PIN family, which yields MIITIDTNVIFSALYSSKGASHLIFKLIINEEIQFALSPSTYFEYYDVLTRPDKLIKLNLTINEIEDILDLLALLAKKHDIYFLQRPNLVDEKDNIFIECAFASYSDFLITSNVKDFKSGELKYKSFKISTPSEFIKYWRDKDE from the coding sequence ATGATTATCACAATTGATACAAATGTCATTTTTTCAGCACTCTATAGTTCAAAAGGTGCTTCACATTTAATTTTTAAATTGATTATCAATGAGGAAATACAATTTGCACTTTCACCATCGACCTATTTCGAGTATTATGATGTACTGACAAGACCAGATAAATTAATAAAATTGAATTTGACAATTAATGAAATAGAAGATATTCTTGATTTGTTGGCTTTATTGGCAAAAAAACATGATATTTATTTTTTACAAAGGCCTAATCTTGTTGACGAAAAGGACAATATTTTTATTGAATGTGCGTTTGCAAGTTATAGCGATTTTCTGATTACATCGAATGTAAAAGACTTTAAATCCGGTGAATTAAAATACAAATCATTTAAAATATCAACTCCAAGTGAATTCATAAAATACTGGAGAGATAAAGATGAATAA
- a CDS encoding type II toxin-antitoxin system RelE/ParE family toxin, protein MIKSFKHKGLQKFYETGTTSGIQPAHEKKLRIRLAAFDTAIILDDLDLPGFRLHCLKGKMQKSWAIDVSKNWRITFQFIDGDVYIVNYEDYHS, encoded by the coding sequence ATGATAAAATCTTTCAAGCACAAAGGATTGCAAAAATTTTACGAAACCGGCACCACGTCCGGTATTCAGCCGGCACATGAGAAAAAGCTTCGAATCCGGCTGGCTGCTTTCGATACCGCAATAATATTAGACGATTTAGATCTGCCAGGATTTCGTTTGCATTGCTTGAAAGGTAAAATGCAAAAGTCATGGGCCATTGATGTTAGCAAAAATTGGCGAATCACATTCCAATTTATCGATGGTGATGTTTATATTGTTAACTATGAGGACTATCACTCATGA
- a CDS encoding PfkB family carbohydrate kinase: MNKLIYDNYSQIFTFLKKSRQIRYWILHPMFVPLHMSQNSTYLSVCLNPVLQRTVILDDLQENRVNRSRDYRLDASGKGINVTRVLQQLGGSCLHLTQAGGHFLELFLKLAAQDQLRVNRVESGTDIRICTTLLNRARRTTTEIVEEGRRIEPETGTRLFDAFLKCIDAVDGLIISGSKAPGFSDTLHADLVREAKQRSKRVILDTRGADLVHALRYTPDMIKPNLSEFAATFFPDADPDSQETLQTIEAKMLKLDRQGILCILTDGSRAVRYAHQGRIHRLIPEPLQPVNTIGCGDAFTAGLAAYLGRGSIEQAIQQGIDCARANAQLLRPGVIR, translated from the coding sequence TTGAACAAATTAATTTATGATAATTATTCCCAAATTTTTACTTTTTTAAAAAAATCCCGGCAAATCCGATATTGGATTTTGCACCCGATGTTCGTACCTTTGCACATGTCACAAAACTCTACATACTTGAGCGTTTGCCTGAACCCGGTGCTTCAGAGAACCGTGATCCTGGACGATCTGCAGGAAAACCGGGTCAACCGCAGCCGCGATTATCGGCTGGACGCCTCGGGCAAGGGCATCAACGTCACGCGCGTGCTGCAGCAGCTGGGCGGCTCCTGTCTGCACCTGACGCAGGCGGGCGGGCATTTCCTTGAGCTGTTTCTGAAACTTGCGGCGCAGGATCAGCTGCGGGTGAACCGCGTGGAATCCGGCACGGACATTCGCATCTGCACCACCCTGCTCAACCGCGCGCGCCGCACCACCACCGAAATCGTCGAAGAAGGACGCCGGATTGAACCTGAAACCGGGACCCGCCTCTTCGACGCCTTTTTAAAGTGTATCGATGCCGTCGACGGTCTGATTATTTCCGGCAGCAAAGCGCCCGGGTTTTCCGACACCCTGCACGCCGACCTGGTGCGTGAAGCCAAACAGCGCTCGAAACGGGTGATCCTGGACACGCGCGGCGCCGATCTGGTGCATGCGCTGCGTTATACGCCCGACATGATCAAACCCAATCTCAGCGAATTTGCGGCCACGTTTTTCCCGGACGCCGATCCGGACAGCCAGGAAACGCTGCAAACCATCGAGGCAAAAATGCTTAAACTCGACCGGCAGGGTATCCTCTGCATTTTAACCGACGGCAGTCGGGCCGTGCGTTATGCGCACCAGGGCAGGATACACCGCCTCATCCCCGAGCCCCTGCAGCCGGTCAACACCATCGGCTGCGGTGACGCGTTCACCGCCGGACTCGCCGCGTATCTCGGCCGCGGCTCGATCGAACAGGCGATTCAGCAGGGCATCGACTGTGCGCGTGCCAACGCGCAGCTGCTGCGTCCCGGCGTCATTCGCTGA
- a CDS encoding DUF6364 family protein has translation MNKKLTLYIDKPLIEFAHRTSQKTGQSISHLVENVLQRLKDDTHPEALCKETQALHGILQGHTFDKDTRL, from the coding sequence ATGAACAAAAAACTCACCCTCTATATCGACAAACCGCTCATCGAATTCGCGCACCGCACTTCGCAAAAAACAGGGCAATCCATCTCGCATCTGGTCGAAAACGTTTTGCAGCGGCTCAAAGACGACACCCATCCGGAGGCGCTATGCAAAGAAACGCAAGCCCTGCACGGCATCCTGCAGGGGCACACATTCGACAAGGACACCCGGTTATGA
- a CDS encoding DUF4160 domain-containing protein, translating to MPEISRFLGIVIGIFPREHPPPHFHAVYGEYQITVEIENGIVHGDFPKRALRHVLEWLDLHQGELLEAWNSIQTGHHPNKIAPLE from the coding sequence ATGCCAGAGATATCTAGGTTTCTTGGAATCGTGATTGGAATTTTTCCACGAGAACATCCGCCTCCTCATTTTCATGCAGTGTACGGAGAATACCAGATTACCGTCGAAATTGAAAACGGTATCGTTCATGGAGATTTTCCAAAACGTGCCCTCCGTCATGTGCTTGAATGGCTTGACTTGCATCAGGGTGAGTTGCTTGAAGCCTGGAACTCGATCCAAACGGGACATCACCCAAATAAAATTGCACCATTGGAGTAA
- a CDS encoding DUF6364 family protein — protein MDKKLTLYIDEPLIEFAHKYSQQTGQSISHLVENVL, from the coding sequence ATGGACAAAAAACTCACCCTCTACATCGACGAACCGCTCATCGAATTCGCGCATAAATATTCGCAGCAAACAGGGCAGTCCATCTCGCATCTCGTTGAAAACGTTTTGTAG
- a CDS encoding DUF6364 family protein codes for MNKKTLYIDEPLIKFAHRYSKQTGQSISHLVENVLQRLKDDMHPEELSKETQALHGILQGHTLDKDTRL; via the coding sequence ATGAATAAAAAGACCCTCTACATTGACGAACCGCTCATCAAATTCGCGCACCGCTATTCTAAACAAACAGGGCAATCCATCTCGCATCTCGTAGAAAACGTTTTGCAGCGGCTCAAAGACGACATGCATCCAGAGGAACTATCCAAAGAAACGCAAGCCCTGCACGGCATCCTGCAAGGCCACACACTCGACAAGGACACCCGGTTATGA
- a CDS encoding PIN domain-containing protein has product MKTAYIDLNILWDMLIRRHEHAAAAAVFDACVQRSLKGAIGSHEIAALASRIQRQQVDVNNRQHITDTLLDHLSVLTAHESILRDALHSQIRDYKKAVTDELAFHAGVDLLVVRDLSGFEGSKNRVCAVREAVAVVEGWLSGS; this is encoded by the coding sequence ATGAAAACAGCCTATATTGATCTGAATATTTTATGGGATATGCTCATTCGCCGGCACGAGCACGCGGCGGCCGCCGCCGTGTTTGACGCCTGTGTCCAGCGCAGCCTGAAAGGCGCCATCGGCTCGCACGAGATCGCGGCATTGGCGTCTCGTATACAGCGGCAGCAGGTGGACGTGAACAACCGGCAGCACATCACAGACACGCTGCTCGATCACCTGAGCGTGCTCACCGCGCACGAAAGCATCCTGAGAGACGCTCTGCACTCGCAAATCCGGGATTACAAAAAGGCCGTCACCGACGAACTGGCGTTTCATGCCGGAGTGGATTTACTGGTGGTCCGGGATTTGAGCGGGTTTGAGGGATCAAAAAATCGGGTGTGTGCGGTTCGGGAGGCGGTGGCAGTTGTAGAGGGTTGGCTTTCGGGAAGCTGA
- a CDS encoding DUF433 domain-containing protein, with translation MIKKLYGRYIVSDPEICHGKPTFRGTRIIVSDVLEQVAEGLDWETIIEEWRENISKEAIAEAVALSRKAFINHIDEFELESSVT, from the coding sequence ATGATTAAAAAGTTATATGGAAGATATATCGTTTCCGATCCGGAAATTTGTCACGGCAAGCCGACATTTCGAGGTACACGAATTATTGTGTCTGATGTACTGGAACAGGTTGCAGAGGGATTGGATTGGGAAACAATAATTGAAGAGTGGAGAGAAAATATAAGCAAAGAAGCAATAGCCGAAGCCGTTGCCTTGTCAAGAAAAGCATTTATAAATCACATAGATGAATTCGAATTAGAATCATCAGTTACATGA
- a CDS encoding putative Ig domain-containing protein yields the protein MNQKIYVLFILILFSYGSNSKANEQFIQKLKTQENKIKSTLTRNSRLAKNTNNSYKENIVEIRQQLESINNDLDNAIYSLHNIELDYNLDLIDFQIYEYTEGYYQVFGRIKNKQKKYLKWVEIRFKLYKNGSFISTDFTYNDFDSYRSSGISPYKYSFINTFLDKVEFDSVAFEVDYGVEYGESDILWDQILTLESVSITPYGDYFKWQGEVKNNFNYSMQYPLIYACIMDKGKMVALDYTFLDVSNNTMQPNSSGVFDSFINLPGSYDEIKYYIGYSLNSLEGNGNLPPNIPIFLKNNYTGYTRAKNIFEAFVIDPDKDRISLQMLINNNTVTDWTGNYISGFNAEFDYTFSQPINYVLNAKASDSNLETAWSDSTTVSITSSTKPQIITSEIDTAIYKNSYFFQFQYSGGIEPVTWHLKENDLPEGLSLDSDHGLITGRPIQSGVFDITVYCTDSGTPSVSDSANFQLEISNQKPNITSSDSVNTFIDTEFTYHASAIDADNNPLYYEFIDYPHWLSVINDSSITGITPHTKIDTSFILIASDGELYDSLKVYISIASKQLSILSNSIKNGLYKNSYNDTLIASGGLSPYSWSIISGQLVNGLTLDDSGVISGVPDSSGNYELSIKVQDSDNPSQKDTLTTHLLINNSNPKITSEDTIKIRKKENLQYYATAIDSENNDLFYSFSKYPSWLSVTDSSINGKVPTTATDTTFSLKVTDGELSDSMIVYIIISEPSFIDELDKPTRFLLSNNYPNPFNPSTNIQLNIPIHTEIKLQIYDISGRKIETLYDGYLDTGSHDFSWYAANLPSGIYFIQCKSIKYNKVIKCTLLK from the coding sequence ATGAATCAAAAAATTTATGTTTTATTTATTCTAATCCTTTTTTCCTATGGATCTAATTCAAAAGCGAATGAACAGTTCATTCAAAAATTAAAAACACAAGAGAATAAAATTAAAAGCACCCTGACCCGGAATTCACGATTGGCTAAAAATACTAATAACAGCTATAAAGAAAATATAGTAGAAATTCGTCAACAACTTGAATCCATCAACAATGATTTGGATAATGCAATTTACTCATTACATAATATTGAATTAGATTATAATTTAGACTTGATAGATTTTCAAATTTATGAATACACTGAAGGTTATTATCAAGTATTCGGGCGCATAAAGAACAAACAAAAAAAATATTTAAAATGGGTTGAAATTAGATTTAAACTGTATAAAAATGGTAGTTTCATTTCTACCGATTTCACATATAACGATTTTGATTCATATCGTTCATCAGGAATTTCACCCTATAAATACTCATTTATTAATACGTTTTTAGATAAAGTAGAGTTTGACAGTGTTGCGTTTGAAGTAGATTATGGTGTCGAATATGGCGAGTCTGATATCTTGTGGGATCAGATCCTTACATTAGAATCTGTTTCCATCACACCGTATGGTGATTATTTTAAATGGCAGGGCGAGGTAAAAAATAATTTTAATTATTCAATGCAGTATCCATTGATCTATGCATGTATTATGGATAAAGGGAAAATGGTAGCCCTTGACTATACATTTTTAGATGTTTCAAATAATACAATGCAACCCAATAGCTCAGGTGTATTTGATTCGTTTATTAATTTGCCAGGTTCATATGATGAAATAAAATACTATATCGGCTATTCTTTGAATTCTCTCGAAGGCAATGGCAACCTGCCGCCCAACATTCCGATCTTTTTAAAAAATAATTATACTGGTTATACCCGGGCTAAAAACATTTTTGAAGCATTTGTCATTGATCCGGATAAAGACAGAATTAGTTTACAAATGCTCATAAATAACAATACAGTCACAGATTGGACCGGCAATTATATCTCTGGTTTTAATGCGGAATTTGATTATACATTCTCACAACCAATTAATTATGTCCTAAATGCTAAAGCAAGTGATAGCAATCTTGAAACGGCTTGGTCTGATAGTACAACTGTATCAATAACATCTTCAACAAAGCCTCAAATAATCACAAGCGAAATTGATACGGCAATATATAAAAATTCTTATTTCTTTCAGTTTCAATATTCCGGTGGTATCGAACCTGTAACATGGCATTTAAAAGAAAATGACTTGCCAGAAGGCTTGTCGCTTGACTCTGATCATGGATTAATAACCGGTCGCCCGATACAATCTGGGGTTTTTGATATTACAGTTTATTGCACCGATTCCGGTACACCGTCAGTCTCTGATTCTGCGAATTTTCAATTGGAAATTTCAAATCAAAAACCAAATATAACATCATCCGATAGCGTAAATACTTTTATTGACACAGAATTTACATATCATGCGTCAGCCATTGACGCAGATAACAATCCTCTTTACTATGAATTTATTGATTATCCTCACTGGCTATCTGTTATTAATGACTCGTCAATAACCGGGATTACTCCACATACAAAAATTGACACATCGTTTATATTGATTGCCTCTGATGGTGAACTTTATGATTCATTAAAAGTTTATATTTCTATCGCATCAAAACAATTATCAATTCTCTCGAATTCAATAAAGAATGGGCTTTATAAAAATAGTTATAACGATACCTTGATCGCAAGTGGTGGTTTATCACCTTACAGTTGGTCGATTATTTCAGGACAATTGGTTAATGGATTAACTCTTGATGATTCAGGAGTAATATCAGGTGTTCCAGATTCATCAGGAAATTATGAATTATCTATTAAAGTACAAGATTCGGACAATCCGAGTCAAAAAGATACTCTCACAACACATCTTTTAATAAATAATTCAAATCCTAAAATTACATCCGAGGATACAATAAAAATTCGTAAAAAAGAAAACCTACAATACTATGCAACTGCAATCGACTCTGAGAACAACGACTTATTTTATTCATTTTCCAAGTATCCTTCCTGGTTATCTGTAACAGATTCTTCAATTAATGGAAAGGTTCCAACGACTGCAACCGATACAACGTTTTCCCTAAAAGTTACTGACGGTGAATTGAGTGATTCCATGATTGTTTATATCATTATCTCTGAACCGTCTTTTATAGACGAGTTGGATAAACCAACCCGTTTTTTATTATCAAATAATTATCCGAATCCATTCAATCCAAGCACAAATATTCAATTAAATATACCGATACATACAGAAATTAAATTACAAATTTATGATATCAGCGGTAGAAAAATAGAAACCTTGTATGACGGTTATCTTGACACAGGTTCACACGACTTCTCTTGGTATGCAGCCAATTTACCATCAGGTATTTATTTTATTCAATGCAAATCGATAAAATATAATAAAGTAATAAAGTGTACGTTATTAAAATGA
- a CDS encoding type II toxin-antitoxin system VapB family antitoxin: MRTNIIIDDDLMHKALKLSDHKTKKATVEEGLKLLIAVKSQSTIRKYRGKLKWEGDLDSMRTDQ; this comes from the coding sequence ATGAGAACCAATATCATCATTGATGATGACTTGATGCACAAAGCGCTCAAGCTCTCTGATCATAAAACCAAAAAAGCCACTGTGGAAGAAGGATTAAAATTATTAATCGCCGTCAAAAGCCAGTCAACGATCCGAAAATACAGAGGAAAGCTCAAATGGGAAGGTGACCTTGACAGCATGAGAACGGATCAATGA
- a CDS encoding MjaI family restriction endonuclease: MRNRIKIKNSEMKELLGSEPVEFPKYSTQIINLANQNAQGTRPAVVGQMSELIQEFTGKSIKEWEEWYLERHPDAIDKATNKITEMVENFKSVIEEIDKEMVKEWVKDLVIIKTFIGLKFQEAILSKTAKLLQTSYRLAIPLEESKGIDGFIGETPVSIKPETYKSKKSLSENIEAKFIYYVKAKDGITIDLEELNK; encoded by the coding sequence GTGAGAAATCGTATCAAGATTAAAAATTCGGAAATGAAAGAACTGCTCGGATCAGAACCGGTTGAATTTCCAAAATATTCTACCCAAATTATTAATTTGGCAAATCAAAATGCTCAAGGCACTCGTCCTGCTGTTGTTGGACAAATGAGTGAATTAATTCAGGAATTTACAGGTAAATCAATAAAAGAATGGGAAGAATGGTATTTAGAGCGACATCCTGATGCCATTGACAAAGCGACAAACAAAATCACAGAAATGGTTGAAAACTTTAAGAGTGTGATAGAGGAAATTGACAAAGAAATGGTAAAAGAATGGGTGAAAGATCTAGTCATCATAAAAACATTCATCGGTTTGAAATTTCAAGAGGCAATTCTAAGTAAAACAGCAAAATTACTACAAACGTCTTATCGCCTGGCAATCCCTTTAGAAGAAAGCAAAGGGATAGATGGATTTATTGGTGAAACCCCGGTAAGTATCAAGCCGGAAACATATAAATCAAAAAAAAGCCTCTCTGAAAATATTGAGGCGAAATTTATTTATTATGTAAAAGCAAAAGATGGTATCACTATAGATTTGGAAGAATTAAACAAATAA
- a CDS encoding DUF2442 domain-containing protein produces the protein MIPKVINAKYKHDYIIHLRFDEGTEGDIDLSQELYGEIFEPLKDLNLFKQFKIHPDFHTLYWPNGADIAPEFLYENIKIPA, from the coding sequence ATGATACCCAAAGTTATAAATGCTAAATATAAGCATGACTATATTATTCATCTGCGTTTTGATGAGGGAACAGAAGGAGATATAGACCTCAGTCAGGAACTATACGGAGAAATATTTGAACCACTCAAGGATTTAAATCTGTTTAAACAGTTCAAAATACATCCGGATTTTCATACGCTATACTGGCCCAACGGTGCTGATATCGCCCCGGAATTTCTATACGAAAATATAAAAATCCCTGCTTAA
- a CDS encoding PIN domain nuclease has protein sequence MIVVDTSVWIDYVRGIDAPHTNLLDSELDHNRIITGDLIITEFLQGFRHEKDYKAAKEIMDHLEYHDFVGKQIALHAAQNFRRLRKGGVTVRKTIDVIIATFCIENGFELLHNDRDFDPMEALLGLKIKR, from the coding sequence ATGATTGTTGTCGATACATCCGTGTGGATTGATTATGTGCGGGGTATCGATGCCCCTCATACAAACCTGCTCGATTCTGAGCTGGATCACAACCGGATCATTACCGGAGATCTGATCATCACTGAATTTCTTCAGGGGTTTCGTCACGAAAAAGATTACAAAGCCGCCAAAGAGATCATGGACCATCTGGAGTATCATGACTTTGTCGGAAAACAAATCGCGTTGCATGCCGCACAGAACTTTAGACGATTACGCAAAGGCGGAGTGACCGTACGCAAAACAATTGATGTCATCATTGCTACGTTTTGTATTGAAAACGGTTTTGAGCTGCTGCACAACGACCGCGATTTTGATCCTATGGAAGCCCTGTTGGGTCTGAAAATAAAGAGATAG
- a CDS encoding HigA family addiction module antitoxin → MRMHNPPHPGEFIREVYLEPYQLSIRYVAAKLKISPSTFSRVIKGESNVSPEMAIRLSKTLGRTPESWLMMQNNFDLWKTRQKMNIQDLEKLMLV, encoded by the coding sequence ATGAGAATGCACAATCCACCTCATCCGGGAGAATTTATTCGCGAGGTATATCTTGAACCTTATCAGTTGAGCATCCGATATGTCGCTGCAAAGCTTAAAATATCTCCATCCACATTCAGTCGGGTGATTAAAGGAGAAAGCAACGTGAGCCCTGAAATGGCGATCAGACTTTCAAAAACCCTGGGCAGGACTCCGGAAAGCTGGTTGATGATGCAAAACAATTTTGATCTCTGGAAGACTCGACAAAAGATGAATATTCAAGACCTGGAAAAGCTAATGCTGGTATAA
- a CDS encoding toxin-antitoxin system HicB family antitoxin, which translates to MNKTNIVTLRVPRELKQRLEREAKLQGVSINQLSAYLLNEQLTKIEALSDLENRLANKSIPELKSRVDNILNKIPGRKVENWDTVN; encoded by the coding sequence ATGAATAAAACGAACATTGTCACTCTAAGAGTACCACGTGAATTAAAACAACGTTTGGAAAGAGAAGCGAAATTACAGGGTGTTTCAATTAATCAGTTGTCAGCTTATTTGCTAAATGAGCAGCTAACTAAAATAGAAGCATTATCAGATCTTGAGAACAGGCTTGCTAACAAATCTATCCCGGAATTGAAATCAAGGGTAGATAATATCTTGAATAAAATCCCAGGTCGAAAAGTAGAAAATTGGGATACTGTAAATTAA
- a CDS encoding DUF6364 family protein produces the protein MNKKTLYIDEALIEFAHNYSQQTGQSISHLVENHLQRLKDDMHPEELSKETQALHGILQEHTLDKDIRL, from the coding sequence ATGAACAAAAAGACCCTCTACATCGACGAAGCGCTCATCGAATTCGCGCACAACTATTCGCAACAAACGGGGCAATCCATCTCACATCTCGTCGAAAACCACCTGCAGCGGCTCAAAGACGACATGCATCCTGAAGAGCTATCCAAAGAAACGCAAGCCCTGCACGGCATCCTGCAGGAGCACACACTCGACAAGGACATCCGGTTATGA
- a CDS encoding PIN domain-containing protein: MKTTCIELNVIRDMLTRQHAHAAAAGVFDACFKRSLKGVVGSHDITALVSDLQRQQVELNLRQHITDTLLDHLSVLTAHESILRDALHSQIREYKKAVTDELAFHAGVDIIVVRDLNEFEGAKNRVCAVREAVVVLES; the protein is encoded by the coding sequence ATGAAAACAACCTGTATTGAACTGAATGTCATCCGGGACATGCTCACCCGCCAACACGCGCACGCGGCGGCCGCCGGCGTGTTTGACGCCTGTTTCAAACGCAGCCTGAAAGGCGTGGTCGGCTCGCACGACATCACCGCCTTGGTGTCAGACCTGCAGCGGCAGCAGGTGGAGCTGAACCTCCGGCAGCACATCACAGACACACTGCTCGATCACCTGAGCGTGCTCACCGCACACGAAAGCATCCTGAGAGACGCCCTGCACTCGCAAATCCGGGAGTACAAAAAAGCCGTCACCGACGAACTGGCGTTTCACGCCGGCGTGGATATTATCGTGGTCCGGGATTTGAACGAGTTTGAGGGGGCAAAGAATCGGGTGTGTGCGGTTCGGGAGGCAGTGGTGGTTTTAGAGTCTTGA
- a CDS encoding Txe/YoeB family addiction module toxin produces MLVTFTKNAWEDYNSWQKEDKRIVKKINELIKDIQRTPFEGKGKPEPLKYDLAGLWSRRIDLEHRLVYKYKDKHIYIYSCKYHYDK; encoded by the coding sequence ATGCTAGTTACTTTTACAAAAAATGCATGGGAAGACTATAACTCATGGCAAAAAGAGGATAAAAGGATAGTCAAAAAGATAAATGAACTGATAAAAGATATTCAAAGGACTCCTTTTGAAGGAAAAGGTAAACCTGAGCCTTTAAAATATGATTTAGCAGGTTTATGGTCTCGACGAATTGATTTAGAACATCGCCTAGTATATAAATACAAAGATAAGCACATCTATATTTACAGTTGTAAATATCATTACGACAAATAA